A genomic stretch from Penaeus vannamei isolate JL-2024 chromosome 6, ASM4276789v1, whole genome shotgun sequence includes:
- the mRpL27 gene encoding large ribosomal subunit protein bL27, producing the protein MASCLVHQFSKLAVSSLSVVSRESSLLSNTTTSSLSSIRHASKKAGGSSKNPKGRPKGKHRGIKKADGHWVSSGTIIVRQLGLDYHPGLNVGIGRDRTLFAKEHGRVLMTTEKVNPDWNNRVIKRFYAELKDQPKVPIFKTYFHVIPEEQHKNFKLVDQI; encoded by the exons ATGGCGAGCTGTTTAGTTCACCAGTTTTCAAAACTTGCCGTTTCAAGTTTATCTGTCGTTTCTAGAGAGTCGAGTCTGCTTTCAA atacaacaaccagcTCCTTATCAAGTATTCGTCATGCAAGTAAAAAGGCTGGAGGAAGCAGTAAAAACCCCAAAGGCAGACCAAAAGGCAAACACCGTGGAATCAAGAAAGCCGATGGCCACTGGGTATCATCGGGAACCATAATCGTTCGACAGTTGGGACTTGATTATCATCCAGGTCTTAAT GTGGGCATTGGCAGGGACCGTACGCTCTTTGCCAAGGAACATGGCCGCGTACTCATGACCACAGAGAAAGTGAATCCCGACTGGAACAACAGGGTCATCAAGCGCTTTTATGCCGAGCTGAAGGACCAGCCAAAAGTTCCCATTTTCAAGACCTACTTCCATGTTATTCCCGAGGAGCAGCATAAGAATTTCAAGCTTGTAGATCAGATATGA